In Mobula hypostoma chromosome 10, sMobHyp1.1, whole genome shotgun sequence, a single genomic region encodes these proteins:
- the LOC134353308 gene encoding interferon-gamma-inducible GTPase 10-like — protein MGGSSSSEQVAETESSSFFTQEELSKLTSDFETAGVESVKPLIKKKITELNKTELNIAVTGETGTGKSTFINAMRGLLSTDPRAAKSGTTETTTEPTGYSHPTLLNVHYWDLPGIGSTRFTAAKYLTEMQFKKYDLFIIISTTRFKENDMKLAREIKRLGKRFYFVRSKIEVDLDSMREENPSFNEEEEELDKIRRDCVQKLKEAEILSPKVFLISSFKKEKFDFNQLNEELERDLKNVKKMIFVLALPNLSVKIIQKKHEILNKHIWMFATLSGELGTVPDSNFSLSSDNDVLIDAIVHFQKSLGLDDASLQRLAEKAGIPLEGLKATVQTPLLGEITTDAIMKLNYGAAVVAISALEFAVELNPILGSIFRKDSSFLMMYNILRAALKDLTASAEIVVKVACETD, from the coding sequence tgaacaggtggcagagactgAGAGCTCCTCATTCTTCACACAGGAAGAACTGAGCAAACTGACGTCTGATTTTGAAACAGCTGGGGTGGAAAGTGTTAAACCACTGATAAAGAAGAAAATAACTGAGCTGAACAAAACAGAGCTTAACATCGCAGTGACAGGAGAAACAGGTACAGGAAAATCCACCTTCATCAATGCCATGAGAGGACTTCTGAGCACTGATCCGAGAGCAGCTAAATCTGGGACGACAGAAACAACAACAGAGCCAACCGGGTACTCACATCCCACTCTGCTCAATGTTCACTATTGGGACCTGCCAGGGATTGGATCTACGCGATTCACAGCAGCTAAATATCTCACAGAAATGCAATTCAAAAAATATGACTTATTTATCATCATCTCCACTACTCGATTCAAAGAAAATGACATGAAACTTGCCAGAGAGATTAAACGGCTGGGGAAAAGATTCTATTTTGTCCGCTCTAAGATTGAAGTTGATCTTGATTCCATGAGGGAAGAAAATCCGTCTtttaatgaagaagaagaagagctaGATAAGATTCGGAGGGACTGTGTGCAGAAGTTGAAAGAGGCAGAGATTCTGAGTCCAAAAGTGTTCCTGATTTCCAGTTTCAAAAAGGAGAAGTTTGATTTCAATCAGTTAAATGAAGAACTTGAACGTGATCTAAAGAATGTAAAGAAAATGATATTTGTCCTGGCGCTTCCAAATCTAAGTGTCAAGATCATCCAGAAGAAACATGAGATTCTGAATAAACATATCTGGATGTTTGCAACACTCTCTGGGGAATTGGGAACAGTCCCAGATTCCAACTTCTCTCTCAGTAGTGATAATGATGTGTTAATTGACGCCATTGTCCATTTCCAGAAAAGCTTGGGTCTGGATGATGCTTCTCTTCAGAGACTGGCTGAGAAAGCAGGAATACCTCTGGAAGGGCTGAAGGCAACAGTACAAACACCACTGCTGGGGGAAATAACCACAGATGCAATTATGAAGTTAAATTACGGTGCTGCTGTTgttgccatttctgccctggaattCGCTGTCGAATTAAACCCAATCCTTGGCTCCATTTTTAGGAAAGACTCCTCATTTCTCATGATGTACAACATACTGCGTGCTGCACTGAAGGATCTTACAGCGTCTGCAGAGATAGTAGTGAAAGTTGCCTGTGAAACTGATTAA